A genome region from Lytechinus pictus isolate F3 Inbred chromosome 14, Lp3.0, whole genome shotgun sequence includes the following:
- the LOC135156597 gene encoding adenosine receptor A2a-like, translating to MGVSVTILAYNRFYMITKARTDYNRLYTHRKMAIMIDITSFSIAGFNVVLAVSGLAKFGLDEGICSLVKGNPHSYTAGAWLVMCLVLIVICYVKIYQHVKRHLRRIGSEEHAENGATNSPMDDTSKAPGVHDDPKSVRGEFAQRQRELESKITTNMLIIIVLFFLCGTPSIVILFVSEDYEVSPMTLAIIAFNSCVNPIVYAWKHSVFRHVFKCIVTRNISGIKEPTRWARSLFLTNS from the coding sequence ATGGGGGTGAGCGTGACTATCCTAGCCTACAACAGATTCTACATGATAACCAAGGCTAGAACGGATTACAATCGATTGTACACGCACAGGAAAATGGCGATCATGATTGACATCACTTCATTTTCGATCGCCGGCTTCAACGTCGTATTAGCGGTTTCGGGACTTGCCAAGTTTGGACTGGACGAAGGTATATGCTCCCTTGTCAAAGGCAACCCGCATTCGTACACAGCAGGGGCATGGCTTGTGATGTGCCTAGTCCTGATCGTCATCTGCTACGTCAAAATCTACCAACATGTCAAGCGCCATCTGCGTCGCATAGGATCTGAGGAGCATGCTGAAAACGGTGCGACGAACAGTCCGATGGACGATACATCGAAGGCCCCTGGTGTCCACGACGATCCAAAATCGGTCAGAGGAGAATTCGCACAACGCCAGCGGGAGCTCGAATCGAAGATCACCACGAATATGCTGATCATCAtcgtcctcttcttcctctGTGGGACACCGTCCATCGTCATCCTCTTCGTATCCGAGGATTACGAAGTAAGTCCCATGACCCTCGCCATCATTGCATTCAACAGTTGCGTCAACCCGATCGTGTATGCTTGGAAACATTCGGTGTTCAGACACGTGTTCAAATGTATCGTGACTCGAAATATCTCTGGAATTAAAGAGCCGACCAGGTGGGCCCGTTCGCTCTTTCTAACGAATTCATAA